In the Salvia splendens isolate huo1 chromosome 16, SspV2, whole genome shotgun sequence genome, ATATGATGCAGACATATGAATTAAGGTAATCTCTGTAAAATGACACTTGATGGAGGGTCAAATGCCAAAGGCTCCTCATCCACATGATATAATAAGTTCTTTATCTTTCATATGCATTTTGATATAATACAACAGCTTTCACATGTTATACTTCACTCGTATGGGCAAGAAAGATACTAAAAAGTAGAAACAAACTACATCAGTTAAAAGTGATGGTTATAACATAAGATACTTCAACTACAGTTAGTATTATGTTTTACCATGCTAATGGAGAGGCCTATTCGCCAGAAGGATCATGGATATACCTCAGCGTTATGCTCATAGCCCCCAAGCACAGTGAATTTTTCTTCCACGAGTTTCTTTGTGTGTTCAATCAGTTGTCGACCTTGAGATTAGCCAAAAAAAACATGAGATCAACTTTCACAAGAGGTAAAAACTGTAATATTTTAGAGAACAAGTCCAAGCCTTGCATTTATGCGTTCAGCTCTTCAGGATTTATTACCATAGCTGGTAACACTGGAGGATATCTCTAAACAAGGTAGTTGGCCAACTGTTGCTCCAGTAAAACCGTACACAGAATTAGCGCTTATCTGGTAAGGAAATGAATGGCTAATCACTTCTCAACTCTGTAAACCTCTTAATGTAAGTACCATATCATAGTAAAACATAAAACGTGAAAGGGATCAAATTGAGACAGTCACCTTTAAGGCCAGTTGCCGCCCATCTAGCACAGCTTTCACTAGAGGATCCTTAGCTTCCTAAAGAACAAATCATAAAGTCTGTTCACTTGACGTTTCCATAACTTTTTATCAAgacatatttataaatatacagAGTTCATTGCAGAAACGACACAGCTTTTACCAAATTTCCTTTTTTACACAACATTTTAGTGTTGTGCAACTTTTGCTATTACAACATATGTACCTTCAAATCTGCCTTGGCCCTTTTACGAGCAGTCAAAagttcttcaagaatttcgGGCAAGATTCCCTGAAGTCAAACTTGTTAATTGAGGCAGAGGTAAAGATGAAATTTGCACATTaccaatatttaatttatttcacataattgtGATCATAACCAAGGAAAGTGTATGCACCTTCTGTAAATTTGATTTCACGAATGTATCACCAGATGGAGTTTTAGTGACGCATTCTGGTGGAAGATTAAGTTTACGGGCCTCTTCTGGGGTTACCTATTAATAGTCATTAGAACATCATAAACATCCTGGATTCGTACACTGATATCATTAGCTTAGTCTGATTTCATTCATCAATGATGCAGACTAACAATTAAGTAAAAAAGAAGGAATAGTTGAGCTTTTACCAGCGTACAGTAACACAAGTTGTATGCCATCATAATTGACGGATACAAAGATGCAAAATCAAGTGTTGCAATAGGCTTTTCGTAGAACCCTGCTCTACCTTCCAGAACCTGCGGACCAAATCCTTTTCTTGTAAGCAAATATTTTGTTTCCTCTCCACGTTGCACAAAGTccattacataaaaaaaagtaaaaagaaaaggaaTCCACATATgtggaagaaaaataaaagttacTGATTTTATATATAGCCAGAAAACATGTGTTTCACATTAAGCCAGAATTCCCCCAATTTTTAATGATAGTACATATAAAATGTTAAGAAATCTGAACTAAACACTCCACACCATGCATAAATCTTAATGGATATATTGTACGTGTAGATGATAAAAAATGCAAACTTACAGTTGCACCCTCATACGTTCCCTGTTCAGTTCCAGCCTGTTTCGCATTTGGAATAACCATATTCTTTTGTTTAGCTTTCCTAAGAAGCTGAGACGACACCTGAGATGAAAGCTTAATATTAGATCTGCAGTTCACAATCCACCAACTATCAGTGATAGATGAAAGTTACAGATTTTCACAAAACCTTAATGCTCTGCCCTCTGGAAAGTAGAAACGAGATGGGAACACCTGTAACTCGAGCCATCTCCACATAGTTATATATGAGCATCAACTTATCCAAAAGACGTTGTGGAAGTTTAGCATCCTACACAATTTGACCCTTTCAACAATAGTACATGTAATTAAACTCATAATTGATAATTTGGTATGAGGAAATTTTGAGATCCTGTAGTTGATTAAACACTAAAGCAGAGTAAACAAATATCCAAAAGACGTTGTGGAAGTTTAGCATCCTACACAATTTGACCCTTTCAACAATAGTACATGTAATTAAACTCATAATTGATAATTTGGTATGAGGAAATTTTGAGATCCTGTAGTTGATTAAACACTAAAGCAGAGTAAACAAACACAAAGACCAATTTAGAAGGGTTAATTGAAAGACAAATCACAACCTTTCAATTCAATCACATGTACAGAATCTACAATTCTGAAAGTTCGCAATCTTTTTGTGGTTTCACCAGAGATAGAAATTGCCATAATTGAAAAGGTTCAAAAAACATATAAAGTGCCAAAGATCATCAAAGGTTAAACTATTGCAATATACGCTGTAAAGTCGTTAACAATATTGGGAACGAGGAAGACTTATGCACTATCACACACACAAGTGAAATGCACTCAAACATGTATGTATGCATATATGTATGTGTAGATCCACTTATCACTATCATAAGTATGTGAAAGGTAGTGAGTTGGATAAAATTCCAGTATTCAAATCTCACTGCCACACACAGATTAAAAAATTCCCCATACATAACTTAGATGATAGTTAGCATGAACCCATTAAAGACAAGGAAAATCCAGAGAATCCATTATATTATATGATATAGCATAATGAAATTACAAACCTAGAAACTTACCTTTAAACAATACACAGCAAGGCATCTCCTTGTTTCTGAACTTCCATTCTGAAGGTCAGTTATAATTGAATGATGAACATCTTCTTTCTGCACATGTATCATAAGAAATGATCAAAGAAGATAATCTCCAGCTATAACGAATATGTCAGAAACAGAAGCACAAAGAAACAAGGCAACCTTGAAATATGAATGTGACTGAAATTCCAAGGAATAAGTAAAGCAATTaatttttgcagaaattggaGAATGTAGGACATCTTTAAAAGATATTTGGATCAATTATTCATTCATTTCGAATCCAACCTAAGATCAAGAAAGTTACGGGTGTCTAGTTACATCAATCTTTGGATACTCTgagtaaatatttttatttgttgtaTATCTAATCTAGTTGTAATGTATCTAAATCCCAACTTCACAGCATATCTTCTTTTGTTTTTGGTGATTACTCCTACATAAGAACCTAAGGAAGCAATATTTCAAAAGCACTAAGTGTTTCTTGAAGACAGGCTTTCGCTTATTCATCTTAGCCTGTTGGGTGCAAACTCACACCACAGCGGAGAACAAGGAAAGTGGAAACAATATATAGTTGAAGAGTATCTGAAAAAAATATCACCTGCTCCTTCAGAAAGTGTGCAGATACAGAATTTAGTGAATAAGAGCTTAACTTGTAATCTCTTTGCATGACCTGCATGGAAAATAATCAGACAGTAGAAGCTTACATAAGAATATCCATGGGTGTGATAGTAAAACTTCAACAAAATGATTGGTCATTCTAAAATACATTGAATATCTCATGTGCTAAGAGAAAATGTTCAAAAAGAAAAACCTGTAGCAGATCAAATTGAACTCTCCCCTCAATTGTAACTTCTTTACTTTCCCTGGTCCCGCCTGCACCCCAATAAGCTTTGATAAGTTAGATAAATTACCCTCGAGTAACAAACTAATATTGTTTGTTGGCTCTCTTTCATAACTTTATCTTACAGATCATATTCCTATCATGCTAGTCCTCATTTAAAGATTGTACTTTGACAGAAATAAACTAGATGTAAGTATGACGGGAGCAAGGAGAAACTATTTCATGACCTTGATGAAAAAGTTGTATCTTTGACACGGACTCTACTATTCCGGATACGTGCAATTATTGGAAATTCAGCTATCCCCAACACTTCAGCTCTCTGTCCAGAAGACATTAAATATTCATTtctttaacaaaataaaatccttTTTGATCTTGACCTGAATAGcaagtcaaataatttccataTTCATTGGAGTAAATTACTATAGATTGGCAAAAAAACCTGAATCAGGTATGGCAAATCAAATTTGCATATGTTATAACCAATTATGATATCTGGGTCCACTTCACTGAGGAAGTCCTGCAAattaaacttaaaattcaaacagACATCTTCAATAAAATTACAGTGATTATcagaagaaaaagagaaaaaaagaccTAATAACAAGATAAACTTCCATCTTACTTGCTTATCTTGAAatcatttctcttttatttttaaaatgtttgCAAGCAGATGAGGGTCTCATATCCTAACCTCGGAATACAGGAATATAGCAAGCAGTGTTTGCGTGGTGGTTGGTGATGATACATTGGTGTGGGGACAATTAAATGatcattagttttttttaaagtcTGGGTGTGGGTGTTTTCCAAGTAAGGATCACCTATAACATATCCTACTACACACACGCAAACATGAGTGATGGACCCCACCATCACTTatcatgtttgtgtgtgtagtAGGAGATGTAGTAGGAGATGTTATAGGCGATCCTTAGGGGTGTTCTCCTTGGTGCTCAGGAAACATAGAAAAACAAAGATAGGCTAGTTCCTATCTATCATGTAGCGCAAGAGCCATCAAACATCCGAAAATAAAAGTTCATGCTATGATTGTTATCCAAGAATTCAGTGCCAGTGCCTTCttataattaaaagaataaatgcaaataaaactaatattaataaaaaaaatattgtagaAGGGCACTCTCTGTCAATACTACATTTGTCAGACTTGTCCAAGAACATTACCCTCCAAGCTAATAGAAGCTCTTTTTCGGTGTCAAATGACATAACATCAACTCCAACAATAGGTGAGCAAGAGTTAAGGGTCATCACATTGCGAACAAATGGCTGCTCTTCTCCCTGCAAGGTAACCTGATTGGCTACCTAGAAATAACCAAAAAAAGAACAGAAAAGAAAAAGGCAAGCATCAGAAAAGTCTCTGGAGAAAAAGCAACATACTCCAGCTAAGATATAAATACAGTCATCGTAAACCTGAATAACAGGATCATGAGTGGGCTCAGGAAAATGGCCTTTTCTTCCAGCGCACTCAATATCAAAACTTAGTATGCGAAATGGAGCAATCTTTGAGAATTCCCCTTCAGGTGCATGACTGATCAAGTCCGTAAAACTAACAGCATTTGTTAAAGAAAAAAACATTTGAACAAAATAAGTCTGTTGAACATGATTATAATGATGAGtttcactaatatttttttcttgtttaaGGATACAGGCAATCAAACTCTAGTTGACAGTAGGAGAGGTTTCTTCCTGTCTTCTTATACTTTCCCTGAGGAACTTCTATCCAATTGCCGCCAACTATATTGCAGTCAACCATGAATCGAAGAGCAAAAAGCACATTGCTCTCGTATGTCATAAAACTTTTCATTCCCAACCCATCAATTTGTATTCCTCTATCTAGGATACCTGCCAAATAACCATtacatttgataaaaaaaatcttgaaaatCATAGTAAGTTATCATGCAAAATTAAAATGTCAGAATTGTGGTATCAGCAAAGTAAATTTCATGTGCTTCTTAGACAAATAGCGCCCCGCTTAACCTCGAATCATGCATTACATGCCATTTCACAGTATTTCACTACAATGTAGTAGTGAGTCAGAGGCTTACCAAGTTATACTTGAAAAGAATAAGAAGTACACAGTCATACCACGGCAGCTGGTGACCATTGTTGGCAGTGCCACTACAATTTTAAGAAATGGTTGAGCATTCTGCTGTTGATAGTACATGATGCTTCGCCTCTGTACAAGTTCAATGCGATGAACAAACTTTGGAACCTTACTATTTCGGTTTGTTTCTCTCATCTTACCCTACAGAAACCAATAAACAGCAATATATTAAATGTAACAGCAATTCCATGTGAGTCATGGCAAATACAAACATAAAGAAACTTGAAAAATACTACCTCAAGGACTTGATGGAAACGGGAGATATCATCAGGACCAAAGCCTGGTAGACAGCTGATATAAAAGTATGGCTCGAACCCATGTACATTTCAGCACACACTATGCCCTAGCCACGAAGGAATTGCTCagtaatattattaaaatatgaaaCTAGAGATTTTCTTAATCTATAACCAAACATAAAATTCTCTATTTCTCGCTCAAGTTCCTAAAAACAAGCAAGTCAAAAATACTGGGCAACATCTATGCTAAGTTGCATAATACCTTCTTCAGTTACCCCAAAAATCCTTATAATTGCAGCAGGACCAGTAGAGCTAGGCAACAGTTCCCTGTTGCTATCTCCAACGATGTAATCGATCTCCAATTGTTGAAAAACTACAAATAAGAACGAAAAATATGAGGAGGTGGGAGGAGAATTACTAATGGCAAAATCCGAAACCAATTACAGGAGCAGCGGAACGATTTCTTCGACTATGAGTGGATAATTACCAATGTTTCGAGACTGAGATTGGTAGGAATCGGAAAGTGGAGGGCGCGCGCGGCGCTTCCACTTGACGAgacgatcggcgagcgcactgCGCTGCGAGTCCTCCTCCTCGTAGTGGAGTAGGGTTTCCTCGAGGAATACGTCCTCGTCCAACTCCTCATCTTCCACCACTAACTGGTGCTTCGGTTTAGGAGATGGAGTTGCTGCTGATGGCGGCGGCGCCTCCCGTTTCCTACTGTTGCCGGTGGCACTCATGGTGTTGGCGGAGGAAAGAGGGCTTTGGGAATTGAGAGGGAAACGTGAGTGCAACTTCCCGCCAACAAGTGTGCTACTTATAGCCTTTTTTTATCAGATGTCGTCATTCCAGTGTAAAGTCGCTACTGTTAATATTCACACAAAAACAACGACATTAGGTCGAAATTTTATGTAGTATACAAGAAAGCTTTAGAAAATCTATTAAAAAATCCGTTTTGGGGGGAGATTTTTGGAAATTACGTATGCCGCGGAGTATATCGAGGTCGCCGTCGTATTCGCGGCGGCGCTACTCCCGGTCTCGCTCGCCGGCGGTCACTCACCGCCACTCCTCCCGTCGGGACCGTGCGCGTTCCCCTTACAGCAGGTCGCTTTACTAATCCCCTGCTCTAATTATTGCTACTGTTTTGCTCTTTTTTGGTGCTCTTCTGTGTCGCCAATTTCACTCCAACACGGCTGCTGTATATCGCTGGCTACTCTTATTATCCTGATCTGACCTATCGATTTAAACGTTTCCTGGATTAAATTGCATAAATTTGGTAGTAATCTCATCTGATTAAGTGATTGATTAAACATTAGAAGGTGTTGGCTGACCTTTTAAGCTCATTAAAACAGCTTATAAATAAGCTTAGCCGGACACCCATAGTATTAAGTCTTGTGGTCAGGCTGTAGTGATTGTGAAACATAAATCTGTTAGGCATTCAACAGTTTACGTGATGATGTTCTGTCTCTAAATAGGGGAATTGtaattttgtggaaaatggATATTTAGTTCATTAGGTTGTAATTTGCTTAGAAATGGATGGTAGCAACACTGCTAATCAATTTAGCTACTCCTAGCTATTTAGGATGTGGAAAAGATAATAGTAACAAGActgattttcaaatttcattggACTGCACTAGTTTTTCAATTGGTTTATACTCTCAAGTAGAGAATTTAAGTACGCTTCGATAACTTTTATGTTTATGGCAGGCGAAGAAGTCGTTCTGGTACACCGCGGCGACGAAGAAGTCGTTCTCCAGCTTCAAGGCATCACAAGAGCCGCTCCCCAGTGCCAAGACGTCATAGGAGACATAGAAGCCGAAGTTCTTCTTTGTCTCCTTCACCTAAATCTCGTAGTCCCAGTTCAACATTGACTGAACGTAAGCTTGctaatgaaaaattgaaaaaggaagaagaagaagaagaaaggaaaaggTAACTAACAGGCTCCATCCTTTGTTTGGTAGAAAAAACAATCTGCTAacatttttttcttgttttgttgAGTAGCATAATTTCTTGATCCTAAAATGCGATAATAATGTTATGATGTGGAGTTTTTCTATGAATTTCTTCTGAATTTAAGGAACATAATTATAATCACCTGATGGAACCTTGTATTTTTCGCTTTGTCGCCTAAAGTTTTTCTCTTGCCACTTACCTCCAAAAGTTGTTAAAAAGGGAAAATGTTGGATGGGATTGAATTATTGCTTTTAAGAAACCTCTGTAAGCTTTTACTGTTAGATTTCACTGGGTAACTTGATGACTTAAGTCCTCTTTTAGACTGCAGCAGGAAGAAGAGCTCAAACAATTAGAGGAAGAGACTGCAAGGAGATTGGAGGAGGAAATTCGCAGTCGAGTTGAGGAGAAATTGGGTTCCGAAGAAGTCAGGTTAGAAATCGAAAGACAGATAGAAGAAGCCCGGAAGAAATTGTTTAAGGACGTCGAAGCTCAACTTCAAAGAGAAAAGGAAGCTGCCCTTGCTGAAGCAAGGGCAAAAGAAGTAAGTGCTTGAGATGCTAATCCTATTCTTTCTTTTATCCAGTCATATGTTATTGCAACAATCATTCCCTTACGTTGCTCCACTTTGAAGTGATTCAACTTGTATTTTGTAAATTTGTGATGCTATCTTGTGATTCTTCCATGTCATTTCTTCTGTTGTGTAAAGTTAACAAAGTAACTAGAGGAACAGAGACCACCAATTCTTTGTTCACTGTCTACTGCTCTTTCAATTTAGAAGTTTCAGTTGAATATGTGTTGGTCTTGATGCATTCCAGTCATACCATACCTTTGTATTATACATCCTTTCTGGTGTTTCCTGTGATTTAAGAAGGCATCTAAAATGTCTCAATCTCTGATCTTCCTTTAATAATCCGATATGCGATTCGGGCTTCTCCTGTTTTCTGCATATTAATCTATCTAATCAAAATCATGACATGCCAACAGGAACAAGCTCGCAGGGAGAGAGAAGAGCTAGATAAG is a window encoding:
- the LOC121771503 gene encoding uncharacterized protein At1g10890-like, whose translation is MPRSISRSPSYSRRRYSRSRSPAVTHRHSSRRDRARSPYSRRRSRSGTPRRRRSRSPASRHHKSRSPVPRRHRRHRSRSSSLSPSPKSRSPSSTLTERKLANEKLKKEEEEEERKRLQQEEELKQLEEETARRLEEEIRSRVEEKLGSEEVRLEIERQIEEARKKLFKDVEAQLQREKEAALAEARAKEEQARREREELDKMLEENQRRVEESQRREALEQQRKEEERLRELELIQRQKEEAARRRRLEEEEERANQILLGKNKPRQKIGL